A segment of the Leptospira hartskeerlii genome:
GACAGGTTGGGGCCTGGCAGGAAAAGATCTGGAATCTAAAAAAGAGTAATCTTGAACTCTTTTTAGCTTTTAAGAAGAACAAGGTTTCTATAACATTTGCTCGATTATAAATCTTAGAAAAATGCTTGTGTCGTCACAGCGATATGCGAAAATACTAAAAAAGTGAGCAAAAGCTCACATTTTAGAAAGGCATGTCTCGGGTGAAATTCCGAGATACTTCGAATATGAGGAGAGGAGTTCCGATGCCTAAATTCCATTTAAAAGAAAGATACGTTTCCCTGATTGGACTATTGGTCCTGGGGATTTTGATGGGAGCTTTCGCTTCTTCTTGCAGCGGCAAAGAAGGGGAAACAACGGAAGGTTTTGCCCATGTGGTCATGGTGGATAATGCATTTTCTCCGCCTATGCAAAAGATCCCGGTCGGTGGTCAGATCGAATTTATAAATTCAGGGGCCAACCCTCACAATGCGATCGCAGTGGATAAGTCCTGGTCTACCGAAAAGAGTTACGGTAATATCGTGATGCCAAGAGGCGCAAAGGTAAAGATCACTTATCCTAAGGAAGGTGTTTTTCCTTATTACTGTAGCTTCCACGCTTCTCCTGATGGAAAAAGCGGAATGGTTGCTGATATAGTAGTTGGAAATGCGGTTTATAATCCTGCGGCAAGAGCAGGTAAGGATTGGAAGGTTGCTGAAAAATTTTCCGGAACTACTCGTAAGGTTCCGCAAATGTATCCTACTATCCAAAACGCGGTGGATGCAGCAGCTCCTGGCGACCTTATCCTGATCGACGAAGGTGTATATAATGAAGAAGTGGTGGTTACTACTCCTTCTATTACCCTAAGAGGAACGGATAGAAACAAAGTAATCTTAGACGGCCAATTCCAAAGAGCGAATGGTGTGATCGTAGTTGGAGCAAACGGTGTTGCAGTGGAAAACATGACTGCAAGGAACTCTACTTTAAACGGTTTTTTTTGGACAGGTGTAAAAGGATATAGAGGTTCTTATCTAACTGCTTACAATAACGGAGACTACGGAATCTACGCTTTCGATTCGGTAAATGGAGTATTAGAACATTCTTATGCTTCCGGATCTCCTGACGCGGGGATCTATGTTGGACAATGTTATCCTTGTAAAGCGATCCTTTATGATGTGATCTCTGAGAATAGCGCTTTAGGTTATTCCGGAACGAACGCTGGAGGAGAATTATATATCATCAGTTCCATCTGGAGAAACAATATTGTGGGTTTAGGTCCGAATTCCTTAGATAGGGAACTTCTTCCTCCTGAAAGAGAGACCACGATCATCGGGAACCTGATTTACGATAATAATAACCTGACTGCTCCAATCAAACCTCTGGAATATCCTACTTATGGAACAGGGATCTTGATTGCAGGTGGTATTAATAACGTAATCAAGAATAACGTTGTGATCGGACATGATAACCATGGTATTGCGATCTTTCCTAATCTAGATGAAAATTTCTGGTTCTCTCATAGGAATATTGTGGAAGGCAACATTGTACATTCTTCCGGTTTTGGGGACTTGACCCTTGCAGGACCGATCAGCATTGGAAACTGTTTCTCTAACAATAAATTCCAAACTTCAGTTCCTCCTTTATTAGAAAAAACGAATTCTTGCGGTTCAGGGATCAGGATCCCTATGGGCGGAGAAATTTTTACGGCATATAACGCTCTTTCTTTAATGGTGGATGCGACTCACGGAATTTATCCGAGCGGAGATTGGAAGAACCAACCGGTTCCTCCTCCACAAACAAATATGCCTGGCGGAGTTTCTGCACAAGTAAAACCTGCGATCCGTCCTTTCGAGGATTTCGGTTTGGATTTGGATAAGGTAAAACTTCCGGAAGAGGCGGCTAAAATCCTCGCGGAAAGAAAACCTAAGTTCGGGGATGTTCTGGGTGGATTCTCAGTTCCTAAACCTTTGGATATTCAAATCGTGCTGTTCCGTTGGTTCGGATATTTACTTCCACTGCTTCTTTACGTATGTCTGGTCAGCTTAAGTGTTTATGACCTAGTTTCTAAATCGGAAACAAGCATCGGTAAATATGTATGGTTGGCATTCGTTTCCTTGGTGCCTTATATTGGAGGAGGAGCTTATCTTCTTTCAGGCAGATCTTCCTATCCTAAATACTTGAGATTCACTCTTGTATTTGCCGGATTTGGAGCTTCCTTGGCCTTCATTTTCTACCTTGGGTTCACCATAGTAGGGAACGTGGGTGCGGGTTGATTCTCGGGAAATTTAATACATTAGAATTTTAGAATATAATAAGGAGTTATTATGGAAACTACTCAATTTTACGATCCAGGATTTTTTACCTTACTTTTCAACTTTTACGGATACTATATTTTCTACATTTTATTCGCTCTATGGGCTCCTTTGGCCCTGATAGATTTGTCTAAAAGAGAAGATGTGGATGCTAAGAAAGGAAGTTTATGGACAGCGGCAATCATTCTTGTCCCTCTATTCGGGGCAGGAGCGTATCACATAGTCGGCGGTTCCAAAATCCCATCTTGGGCAAAGAATAGTCTTGTGTATGGCGGGATCGGCCTTTTGGTCTTAACACTTCTGATCTCCACTATCGCAAGATTCTAAAAAACGGAAAGATACGATGAATCGGAAGGATTTCCTTCGTTGGTTAGGAATAGGCGGTGCCGGACTCGCAGCGGGAACCGGGATCGCCGGAATTACCTCGGGCAGAAAAGAAGATCCACTGTGTAGGACGACAGGATCTTCTGTTTCAGGGCAGACTTCTTCTGCCCCGAATCCTTCTATCCGACTACCTGGATCTATAGGTGGGAATTCCTACGGAAGTATGGTCCATCCTCCGATGTTCGCAGATTCTGCGTTCTTGTCTAGGATGGAATTACATTCTACGATCCCTCAAGCTCCTTCCGGTCCAAAGTTCCGTTCAGAGATTAATATTATAGAAATGCCATTGACTGTGGCTCATAATACTGTCGTGGATGCTTGGACTTTTGACGGTATTGTGCCAGGAAAAGTAATCCGTGCAAGACTTGGTCAAGAGATGGAATTACTTTTTAGAAATCATTCCAATCATCCTCACTCAGTTCATTTTCATGGTACTCATGATCCTCAGCAAGATGGTTGGGAACCGATTGCTCCAGGTGCGGAAAAAATCTATAAGATCACCGCGGGTCCAATCGGTTTTCACCCTTATCATTGTCATGTTCCTCCTTTAGCGAGCCATATGTCCAAGGGTTTGTATGGTGGATTTATAGTGGATCCTCCCGGAGGAAGACCACCCGCACTAGAGTTCATGTTGATACTTGCCGGTTGGGACCTAAATGAATCTGGCCGTAACGATATATATGCTTGGAACGGGATTGCAGGATTTTACGATCGTTTTCCGATCAAGGTCCCTGTTGGAAAAAAAGTAAGATTGTATATTGCGAATATGACTGAACATGATCCGATAGCTTCTTTCCATCTTCATTCTCAAACATTCGATGTGTATAGAACAGGAACTAAACTTGTGCCTGATGAACATACCGACGTAATCACTCTTGGTCAAACCGAAAGGGCAATTGTGGAATTTACACTTACTAAAAGAGGAAGATATATGTTCCATCCTCACCAGACTTATATGGCGGATAGGGGAGCTATGGGTTGGATCGTAGCGGTATGAATTTTCTAAAATCAAATTATAAAAACATAATCTATTCTCTATTAATTCTTGGAGTCGGTTTCGGAGTAGGTTTTTATATGAAGAAGAAACCTTCTTCTAAATTCGCATCCGAGGCTCCTGTCGCAGAATGGAAAACCGCCATTTTAAAAGATACCGAAGGAAAATCTATTAGACCATCCGAATTACCCGGAAATTTGTTCGTAGTCTATTTCGGATTTTCCCATTGTCCTGATATGTGTCCGATGGCTTTAAATGATATCGAGAATGCATTTATTTTCTTAAAAGAAGATTCTAAAACCGTCACTCCGGTGTTTATCACGATCGATCCGGAAAGAGACACTCCGGAAGTATTAAGAAAATATATTTCTCATTTTCCAGGAAAAGAGCTAGTTGCTTTAACTGGCGGAAAGGACCAGATTGGGGAATTGCAGAAAGGATTTGGAGTATTCTCCCAAAAGACACAAGTTCCTCAGGGAAATGGAGAATATGGAATGGATCATACTCTCTTCATTTATTTAGTAGATAGGACCGGAAATATATTAAGAGCTTATCCGACAGGGATCAAAGGAGAAGAACTTGCAAAAGAGATCAGAGAACTTTTATAAATTTTTTTAATAATAAAATACTCTGTGCTCTCGGTGATCTCCGTGTGAAACCCTTACTCTTTATCATAAAAAGCGAATACAACCGCAAGGATCACCAGGAAAAAACTTACTGCGTGATTCCATTTCATTTTTTCCTTTAAGACCAAAATTGCAAATCCCACAAAAATGGTGATAGTGATCACTTCTTGAAGGATCTTCAGTTGGAAACCGCTTAAACCATCCTCCGCATATCCGATCCGATTTGCCGGTACCATAAGGCAATATTCTAAGAATGCAATTCCCCAAGAGATAAGGATGGTTTTCCAAATAGGGACATCCTTCCAAAATTTCAAATGGCCGTACCAAGCAAAGGTCATGAATAAGTTCGAAAGTGTGAGTAAAAGAAAAGTCCTCATAAATCCAGGAAAATCGAAAGGAAGAATGGAGGCAAAAAAAAACCGGACTGAGGGCCCGGTTTACAAGTAAGGATTTGCTGAAAAACAATTAGTTAGTTTTTACCTCTATCTTTTTGCTTAAAGGTTTCTTTCTGGGTAGTTTTAGCTGTAGGACCCCATTTTTAAGAACTGCGGAAATTTTATCTTCTTCCACAGGTTCTGATACAAGGAAGGTCCTTTTATAATCTCCTGTTCCGTATTCCGAATATCTTAAGGTTCCTTTCGGTTCGGAGACATTGGTTTTTGCGGAGATCCTAAGCTCGTCCTTCTCCAAAGAAATTTCTAGATCGGATTCCTTTACGCCTGGAAGGTCCAGAACAAGAAGATATTCTTCCTCATTGGAATAGAGATCAGTAGAAGGAGTGTAAGTTGGCCTTGGTCTTTGAGTTTTCTCTTGTTCTGCTGCTTTTTCTTCTGTTTTAAGTAATTCTGATACGCTCATTTTTTTCTCCTTATGCCTTTGCTTCGATACGGATCTTTCTTGGTTTTTCGCTTTCCAGAATTGGAAGCACTAAGGTTAAAACTCCGTCTTTTACGGTTGCTTCTACCTTTTCCGAATCTATTGCTACTGGTAATTCTAATCTTCTTTGGAATTTGCCTCTGGCTCTTTCTATCCGGCGAGGTCTGTCTTGGGTATATTCCTTCCATTCACCTGAGATGGTGAGAAGGTTATGTGCTACTGTGATGTCCAGGTCTTCGGGAGAAAGTCCCGGAATCTCGGCAGTCACTGTGATCTTGTCTTGGTCGGTATAAACATTTAGGGCAGGATATACCTGTCCGCCTTCCGAGACTGGATCGAATAAATTATGGAATCTATTTTGAATTCTTCTGACTTCGCTAAAAAAATTTGGTGTTCTCATTATTGCCTCCTGGGCGTATTTAGCACTTATATATATAGAGTGCTAAATTTTAAAAAAGGTTCCACTATTTTTTATAAAAATTAGCACTTTTTAATTTGGAGTGCTAATTGGGGAAAAGCTCTGAATCCCGGCTATTCCGGCCTAAAACAGGCTTTTGGAGGGAAAAAAGAAGATATTCCTTTTCTGGTTCAGGAAGAAGATTAGCCGAAATTTTAGACTTCTTAGGCAATTCTCTCGGACCAGAAAGGAGAAATTTTGAACCCGGAACCCAATCTGAAAAAGAACAGAATACTTTTGATCCGTTGCAAAGATGAAGCGGGACTGATCCATAGGATCACAGGATTTTTGGCAAAAATAGGCGCCAATATTGTCGGGAACCAAGAATTCGTGGAACCATTGGAGAAAGTATTCTTCATGAGAACCGAATACTCTCTCGAGAACAGAGCAAAAGAAGAAGGCCTCATTTCCGAACTTGCAAAAATCCTTCCAAAAGACGCTGAGCTTACTTTATCCAACCCGAGATTTCCTAGGGTAGTTCTACTCGCCACAAAAGAGCCTCATTGTTTGGGAGATATTCTCCTTCGTTGGAGATACGGTGAATTGCCGATGGAACTTTTGGGCGTAGTGTCCAATCACGAAATTTTAGGGGACTTGGTCCGGGATTTTAAACTTCCTTTTCATTGTATCGCAAGCGAAGGAATGAGTAGAGAAGAACATGAAAAACAATTGGATTCTTATTTGATGGAACTCCAACCGGATTGGATCGTTCTCGCAAAGTATATGAGGATACTCACTCCTGAGTTCGTAAAAAAATGGGAAAATCGAATATTAAATATCCATCATTCATTTTTACCAGCATTTGTGGGAGCAAAACCGTACGAGCAAGCGTATAAACGTGGGGTGAAGATCATAGGTGGAACTGCTCATATAGTGACTGAAAATTTGGATGAAGGACCGATCTTAGTCCAAGACGTTTGTCATGTGGATCACGGATATTCTCCGGAACGTTTGGTCTTATACGGACGAGATCTGGAGAAGGTAGTCTTGTCCAAGGCTCTACGTTTACTTTTGGAAGATAGAGTGATGATCTTTCAAAACAGAACGATCATTTTCGAATAAATTAATCGTTACTATAATATTAGGTTTTTAGAACATACATGAAATTAAAATACGTCGGTTTTATTTTTTCCATACTACTCGCTTGTGTTCCTCTTATATTTTCCTTTTACGGTTATGTTCCTCCTTCTGTGGGCGGTATGTTTTTTATCTTTTTGATCGCCGCCGGGTTATGGATTTATGAAATTATTCCAGGTCATGCGACTTCTATTCTGATCATACTTTCTGAGATCATTCTTTTTTCCAATCCAGGTAAATGGGAATTCTTAAAACAATTTGCAGGCCCAGGAAAACCAAACGCTCCTGCGGTCTTTTTAGCATCTCTTGCTGACTCCGCAGTGATCCTGTTTTTAGGAAGTTTCGCATTGGCTAAGTCTTGCGTAAAAGTAGGAGTGGATCGTTGGTTGGCAAATCGGGTTTTGCCTTATTTCGGAACTTCTCCTAAATATGTTTTACTAGGGCTTATGTGTATTACTGCCACCATCTCTCTTTGGATGAGTAATACTGCCACGGCATCTTTGATGATCGCTTTGGTGTTTCCATTGCTCATGGTCTTGGATAAGGATGAAAAATTTAGAAAAGCGGTCCTGATAGGGATCCCTTTCGCTGCGAATTTAGGAGGGATAGGAACTCCAATCGGTTCTCCTCCGAATGTGATCGCGTTTGCAAATTTGAAAAACCAAGGATATGGAGACTTTATTTCTTTCGGAAGTTGGATGCTTGTTGCAGTTCCTCTTTTGATCATTCTACTTTTTGCGGCATGGTTTTGGCTTCTTCGTGCTTTTCCGGCCAGTCACGGTTTAAGTCTTTCTCTTCGTTATGAAACTATCTCGGAAGAAGGTTCCGAGAAAAGACTGAGATTTGTTTTGTTTGGATTTTTGGTAACAGTCCTTCTCTGGCTGACTGAATCATTTCATGGAATTCCTGCGGGTGTTGTTGCCCTATTCCCACTTCTTCTTTTTACCGCGTTTGGAATATTAGAATCCAATGATTTACGTTCTTTAGAATGGGATGTTTTGATCTTGGTCGCAGGCGGGATCGCTCTAGGAACAGGAATAGAGAAGAGTGGGGCAGGCGTTTGGTTCGGAGAATTGATCGGCAAACAGGCAGGCCCAGGAGAAAGTCTCTGGGTGCTTGGGATCTTTTTTTCGATCGGACTTTTTCTTTCCACGTTCTTATCGAATACTGCTACTGCGAATCTTTTGGTTCCTTTGGCTCTTCCTGTCGCTGCCTTATTACTTCCAGGTGACGAATCCTATGCGATCCAATTAGTTTTAGGATCTGCGTTAGGCGCTTCTTTGGCAATGTCATTGCCTGTATCTACTCCACCGAACGCAGTTGCTTATGCAGTTGGAGGTTTTGAGATTAAGGATATGGCCAAAGTGGGTGTGAGGATCGGAATTTTAGGTTTGGTTCTGGTCCTTTTGGGATTCCTGATCTTTAAATAATCGATCCTGCGAGCGGCATCGACGGTTTATTTATTTCTAAAGAAGAGTAGAATTCTTTCTTATTATTTATTTCCGAAAACGAATCGGGACTTAAAACTGTCCCGAAACATGTTGTTTTTTCGAAAACACTTCATTTCCTCGATCCGGATACTTTTCTGTTCTCCGTTTTTGCTTGCGCTCGCATGCACCGGAGTTCCGGAAAATACTTCTGGCACCGAACCTATCCCAGAAACACAAACAAGTATCGTATCAAAGATAGAAACCCAAATAGATAAGTTATTCGGAAAAGAAGAAGATCCAGAAGTGGTAAAAGTCCTATTGGGCGGGGACGTTATGTTTAATTGGGGGATCCGGGACACGATTAAATCTAAAGGTGAATTGGCCCCGGTTAAAGGATTAAAATCCGTTTTTGAAAGTGCTGATCTAAGAGTTTTAAATTTGGAAACTCCCGTCGTGTCCGAAAGAAGTTGGGATCACGGTAAGGCTTACGTATTCCAGGCAAAAGCATCTGATCTAGAAAGCATGAGCTTTTTAGGAGTGGATCTTGTCTCTCTAGGTAATAACCACGCGATGGATCATGGTCCGGAAGGATTGGAAGAAACTCTCAAGTTTTTGGGAGATAGAAACATCGCCTCCATCGGTGCAGGAAAAAATTTAGAGTCCGCTTTTCGTCCTTGGATTTGGGAAGGGAAGGATACAAATCTAAGAGTTTATTCCGCTACTAATGTAGCGGAAGGTCGATCTCATTATGCAGGACAAAGTCCAGGGGTTATGCCTTTGGATCCGGAACTAATCTTGAAAAAGTTCCAGGTAGAAAAATTCCAACTGAATTCATCTCGTGCGCCTAAAAAAGATAAAAGATCTAAAGCGATTTCCCCCGGAAAACAATTCAGGATACTTTCACTTCATTGGGGAGTGGAATATTCTCCTTTTCCAACGATTGAACAAAGAAAGATCGCAAAGACTTTGGCTGACGGAGGATTGGATATTATAGTAGGACACCATCCTCATATTCCACAAGGTATCGAAAAAATAGGGAATACGATCGTATTGTATTCTTTAGGAAATCTGATCTTTGGGAGCAGGAACGCCTACTTAAATCATAATTTAATCGTAATACTCCATATTAAAAAAAGCAAATTGATCAATATAGAGCTTGTTCCTATTTTCGGAAAATTCCAAAACGAAGATCATTTGGTCAGGCCTCTCGAAGGAAAAGAAGCCGAGAATTTTTTAAAAGAAGTCGCGGTCCTTTCCCAAGACCTGGGCACTAAGATTCGGATCGAAGGGGACAGAGGTTGGGTGGAACTTGACTAGACAACATTAGCCCAGTTTTCTATTTTCAATCCTGGAATTTTTTGGAAATGCTTTTCATTATTTGTGACTAAGGTATAGTTCAAATATAAAGCCGTAGATCCTATGAGCAGATCAAAGTCTTGCACTGTATTTCCTGTTTTCTGTTGAGCAGCTTTGAGCTCTCCAAACGTTTCCATAATTCCTTCAGTCAATTTTATCACTGGAAAAAGTTCGGCAATTCTTCGGACCGTCGCCAGATTTCTTTCTTTGTAGTTAGATTTCTGGGCACCAAAGATCAATTCTCCGTAAGTGATTACTGAGAGTGATTTAATGGAGTTCTTACGGTCCAAAAAATTTTGCCGAACGATTGGATCTTCCTTTATGCTATAGATGATGATATCCGTATCAATCAAATAGCTCATC
Coding sequences within it:
- a CDS encoding PLDc N-terminal domain-containing protein, with product MPKFHLKERYVSLIGLLVLGILMGAFASSCSGKEGETTEGFAHVVMVDNAFSPPMQKIPVGGQIEFINSGANPHNAIAVDKSWSTEKSYGNIVMPRGAKVKITYPKEGVFPYYCSFHASPDGKSGMVADIVVGNAVYNPAARAGKDWKVAEKFSGTTRKVPQMYPTIQNAVDAAAPGDLILIDEGVYNEEVVVTTPSITLRGTDRNKVILDGQFQRANGVIVVGANGVAVENMTARNSTLNGFFWTGVKGYRGSYLTAYNNGDYGIYAFDSVNGVLEHSYASGSPDAGIYVGQCYPCKAILYDVISENSALGYSGTNAGGELYIISSIWRNNIVGLGPNSLDRELLPPERETTIIGNLIYDNNNLTAPIKPLEYPTYGTGILIAGGINNVIKNNVVIGHDNHGIAIFPNLDENFWFSHRNIVEGNIVHSSGFGDLTLAGPISIGNCFSNNKFQTSVPPLLEKTNSCGSGIRIPMGGEIFTAYNALSLMVDATHGIYPSGDWKNQPVPPPQTNMPGGVSAQVKPAIRPFEDFGLDLDKVKLPEEAAKILAERKPKFGDVLGGFSVPKPLDIQIVLFRWFGYLLPLLLYVCLVSLSVYDLVSKSETSIGKYVWLAFVSLVPYIGGGAYLLSGRSSYPKYLRFTLVFAGFGASLAFIFYLGFTIVGNVGAG
- a CDS encoding phospholipase, encoding METTQFYDPGFFTLLFNFYGYYIFYILFALWAPLALIDLSKREDVDAKKGSLWTAAIILVPLFGAGAYHIVGGSKIPSWAKNSLVYGGIGLLVLTLLISTIARF
- a CDS encoding Hsp20/alpha crystallin family protein — translated: MRTPNFFSEVRRIQNRFHNLFDPVSEGGQVYPALNVYTDQDKITVTAEIPGLSPEDLDITVAHNLLTISGEWKEYTQDRPRRIERARGKFQRRLELPVAIDSEKVEATVKDGVLTLVLPILESEKPRKIRIEAKA
- a CDS encoding multicopper oxidase domain-containing protein — protein: MNRKDFLRWLGIGGAGLAAGTGIAGITSGRKEDPLCRTTGSSVSGQTSSAPNPSIRLPGSIGGNSYGSMVHPPMFADSAFLSRMELHSTIPQAPSGPKFRSEINIIEMPLTVAHNTVVDAWTFDGIVPGKVIRARLGQEMELLFRNHSNHPHSVHFHGTHDPQQDGWEPIAPGAEKIYKITAGPIGFHPYHCHVPPLASHMSKGLYGGFIVDPPGGRPPALEFMLILAGWDLNESGRNDIYAWNGIAGFYDRFPIKVPVGKKVRLYIANMTEHDPIASFHLHSQTFDVYRTGTKLVPDEHTDVITLGQTERAIVEFTLTKRGRYMFHPHQTYMADRGAMGWIVAV
- a CDS encoding Hsp20/alpha crystallin family protein, with the translated sequence MSVSELLKTEEKAAEQEKTQRPRPTYTPSTDLYSNEEEYLLVLDLPGVKESDLEISLEKDELRISAKTNVSEPKGTLRYSEYGTGDYKRTFLVSEPVEEDKISAVLKNGVLQLKLPRKKPLSKKIEVKTN
- a CDS encoding SCO family protein gives rise to the protein MNFLKSNYKNIIYSLLILGVGFGVGFYMKKKPSSKFASEAPVAEWKTAILKDTEGKSIRPSELPGNLFVVYFGFSHCPDMCPMALNDIENAFIFLKEDSKTVTPVFITIDPERDTPEVLRKYISHFPGKELVALTGGKDQIGELQKGFGVFSQKTQVPQGNGEYGMDHTLFIYLVDRTGNILRAYPTGIKGEELAKEIRELL
- a CDS encoding type II toxin-antitoxin system VapC family toxin — encoded protein: MSYLIDTDIIIYSIKEDPIVRQNFLDRKNSIKSLSVITYGELIFGAQKSNYKERNLATVRRIAELFPVIKLTEGIMETFGELKAAQQKTGNTVQDFDLLIGSTALYLNYTLVTNNEKHFQKIPGLKIENWANVV
- a CDS encoding DMT family protein → MRTFLLLTLSNLFMTFAWYGHLKFWKDVPIWKTILISWGIAFLEYCLMVPANRIGYAEDGLSGFQLKILQEVITITIFVGFAILVLKEKMKWNHAVSFFLVILAVVFAFYDKE
- a CDS encoding CapA family protein, translated to MLFFRKHFISSIRILFCSPFLLALACTGVPENTSGTEPIPETQTSIVSKIETQIDKLFGKEEDPEVVKVLLGGDVMFNWGIRDTIKSKGELAPVKGLKSVFESADLRVLNLETPVVSERSWDHGKAYVFQAKASDLESMSFLGVDLVSLGNNHAMDHGPEGLEETLKFLGDRNIASIGAGKNLESAFRPWIWEGKDTNLRVYSATNVAEGRSHYAGQSPGVMPLDPELILKKFQVEKFQLNSSRAPKKDKRSKAISPGKQFRILSLHWGVEYSPFPTIEQRKIAKTLADGGLDIIVGHHPHIPQGIEKIGNTIVLYSLGNLIFGSRNAYLNHNLIVILHIKKSKLINIELVPIFGKFQNEDHLVRPLEGKEAENFLKEVAVLSQDLGTKIRIEGDRGWVELD
- the purU gene encoding formyltetrahydrofolate deformylase translates to MNPEPNLKKNRILLIRCKDEAGLIHRITGFLAKIGANIVGNQEFVEPLEKVFFMRTEYSLENRAKEEGLISELAKILPKDAELTLSNPRFPRVVLLATKEPHCLGDILLRWRYGELPMELLGVVSNHEILGDLVRDFKLPFHCIASEGMSREEHEKQLDSYLMELQPDWIVLAKYMRILTPEFVKKWENRILNIHHSFLPAFVGAKPYEQAYKRGVKIIGGTAHIVTENLDEGPILVQDVCHVDHGYSPERLVLYGRDLEKVVLSKALRLLLEDRVMIFQNRTIIFE
- a CDS encoding SLC13 family permease, whose protein sequence is MKLKYVGFIFSILLACVPLIFSFYGYVPPSVGGMFFIFLIAAGLWIYEIIPGHATSILIILSEIILFSNPGKWEFLKQFAGPGKPNAPAVFLASLADSAVILFLGSFALAKSCVKVGVDRWLANRVLPYFGTSPKYVLLGLMCITATISLWMSNTATASLMIALVFPLLMVLDKDEKFRKAVLIGIPFAANLGGIGTPIGSPPNVIAFANLKNQGYGDFISFGSWMLVAVPLLIILLFAAWFWLLRAFPASHGLSLSLRYETISEEGSEKRLRFVLFGFLVTVLLWLTESFHGIPAGVVALFPLLLFTAFGILESNDLRSLEWDVLILVAGGIALGTGIEKSGAGVWFGELIGKQAGPGESLWVLGIFFSIGLFLSTFLSNTATANLLVPLALPVAALLLPGDESYAIQLVLGSALGASLAMSLPVSTPPNAVAYAVGGFEIKDMAKVGVRIGILGLVLVLLGFLIFK